A single region of the Chryseobacterium culicis genome encodes:
- a CDS encoding TonB-dependent receptor — protein sequence MKKIFTSVLFCASIFFYAQTGSLSGNINDDSKIALPGAKISLSPGNIYTTSDEHGNFVFLNVPPGTYTMKIDYLGYGVHEYNVTVESEKNTRQNIIFDKKETSIAEVVVSGSTLKNQARALNKQKNNANITNVISSDQIGRFPDANIGDALKRVPGITIQNDQGEARNLIIRGLAPNLNSVTLNGDRIPSAEGDNRNVQMDLIPSDMISTIEVNKTLTPDMDADAIGGSVNLITRASPNGQRISATVAGGYNPIREKGNYTAGFVYGNRFLDKKLGAVFSFSYNNNNFGSDNIEPVWSQANDLAQTVYVSKMGVRYYNEHRIRHSFDLNMDYEFNSKNKIYASAMYNFRNDKETRLALGYKIKPVYSADETEITDWKGSITRQNKGGDADNDNTRLEKQKVQNYALRGEHLLGSKVDLDWSVNYAIASEDKPHQRYIEFENSKMNFSPDLSNPEKPTFNLLAADNLGSYKLSDLSDANNFTQEKELGAKVNVRFPFSVIDGQKGRLRTGFRMRLKKKERENDFYAFTPVNSMGSLLSVPTINLDGQNFQAGNYVPGTFVDPSFLGSLDLFNPNLFNGKLKPEKYLSSNYSAKEQIYAGYIRWDQDFNDQLSMIVGARIETTQIDYTGNYVMNEKDLVGQINNTNTYTNVLPNISFKYVPMQDLVLRAAFTTALARPNYYSLVPYLNVISEDEIVAAGNPNLKATYAYNFDFMAEKYFKSVGILSGGIFYKNLNDFIYTYSKRNYTANDFASDFAGQSNPIPAGESNWKFTQQRNGDNVDIYGFEVALQRQLDFIPGAFWKGLGVYVNYTYTKSKAKGITNEDGIERTDVGLPGAAPHMFNGSLSWENKRFSARVSMNYTSHYIDELGGKAFDDRYYDKQFFLDANASYKITSQLRVFAEANNLTNQPLRYYQGIQSRTAQAEYYRPRFTMGVKFDF from the coding sequence GTGAAAAAAATTTTTACGTCTGTTTTATTTTGTGCTTCAATTTTTTTCTATGCACAAACCGGTTCTCTTTCCGGAAATATCAACGATGATTCGAAGATAGCCCTGCCAGGAGCCAAGATTTCCCTAAGTCCGGGAAATATTTATACAACTTCTGATGAACATGGAAACTTTGTATTCCTGAATGTTCCACCAGGAACTTACACCATGAAAATTGATTATCTCGGTTATGGGGTACATGAATATAATGTAACGGTAGAATCTGAGAAAAATACCCGTCAGAATATTATTTTTGACAAGAAAGAAACGTCTATTGCAGAAGTTGTAGTCTCAGGATCCACTTTAAAAAATCAGGCCAGAGCTTTAAACAAGCAAAAAAATAACGCCAATATTACCAATGTAATTTCTTCGGATCAGATCGGTCGTTTTCCTGATGCCAATATCGGGGATGCCCTGAAACGTGTACCGGGAATTACCATACAGAATGATCAGGGTGAAGCCAGAAATCTTATCATCAGAGGGCTTGCACCGAATCTAAACTCCGTTACCCTGAATGGAGACAGAATTCCGTCTGCTGAAGGAGATAACCGTAATGTTCAGATGGACCTGATTCCTTCTGACATGATCTCTACAATAGAAGTTAATAAAACCCTGACTCCGGATATGGATGCCGATGCCATCGGAGGTTCTGTAAACCTTATTACCAGAGCTTCCCCGAACGGACAGAGGATTTCTGCGACAGTTGCAGGAGGATACAATCCCATTCGTGAAAAAGGAAATTATACAGCGGGATTTGTGTATGGAAATAGATTTTTGGATAAAAAACTAGGAGCTGTATTCAGTTTTTCTTATAATAACAACAATTTTGGTTCAGATAATATTGAACCTGTATGGAGCCAGGCTAATGATCTTGCCCAAACGGTGTATGTCAGCAAAATGGGGGTACGTTATTATAATGAGCATCGTATCAGACACAGTTTTGACCTTAATATGGATTATGAATTTAATTCTAAAAACAAGATCTACGCTTCTGCCATGTACAATTTCAGAAATGATAAAGAAACCAGACTGGCATTAGGATATAAAATAAAACCTGTCTACAGCGCCGATGAAACGGAGATTACGGATTGGAAAGGCAGTATTACAAGACAGAATAAAGGCGGTGATGCCGATAATGACAATACCCGTCTGGAAAAGCAGAAAGTTCAGAACTATGCTTTAAGAGGAGAACATTTATTAGGTTCTAAAGTAGATCTTGACTGGTCTGTCAACTATGCCATTGCAAGTGAAGATAAGCCTCATCAGCGTTATATAGAGTTTGAAAACAGCAAAATGAACTTCTCTCCAGACCTTAGTAATCCTGAAAAGCCGACATTTAATCTCTTGGCAGCAGACAATCTTGGCAGCTACAAACTGAGTGATCTTTCGGATGCCAACAACTTTACACAGGAAAAAGAATTGGGAGCAAAAGTGAATGTACGTTTTCCTTTTTCTGTGATTGATGGTCAGAAAGGGCGTCTTCGTACCGGGTTCCGTATGCGTTTGAAGAAGAAAGAAAGAGAGAATGATTTCTATGCTTTCACTCCAGTCAATAGTATGGGAAGTCTCTTATCTGTACCAACGATCAATCTTGATGGTCAGAATTTCCAGGCCGGGAATTATGTTCCGGGAACATTTGTTGATCCTTCATTCCTTGGAAGCCTGGATTTATTCAATCCAAATTTATTTAACGGTAAGCTGAAACCTGAAAAGTACCTTTCCAGCAACTACAGTGCAAAAGAGCAAATCTATGCAGGTTACATCCGTTGGGATCAGGATTTCAATGATCAATTATCCATGATTGTTGGAGCACGTATTGAAACTACCCAGATAGATTACACCGGAAATTATGTGATGAATGAAAAAGATCTGGTAGGACAAATTAATAATACGAATACATACACAAACGTACTTCCTAATATTTCCTTCAAATATGTTCCGATGCAGGATCTTGTACTTCGGGCAGCATTTACAACAGCTCTTGCCCGCCCGAACTATTATTCACTGGTTCCTTATCTGAATGTTATTTCAGAGGATGAGATCGTTGCAGCAGGAAATCCAAACTTAAAGGCAACCTATGCTTATAATTTTGATTTCATGGCAGAAAAATATTTTAAGTCTGTGGGAATTCTTTCCGGAGGAATTTTCTATAAAAACCTGAACGACTTTATTTATACCTATTCCAAAAGAAATTATACGGCTAATGACTTTGCCAGTGATTTCGCAGGACAGTCCAACCCTATTCCTGCAGGAGAAAGCAACTGGAAGTTTACCCAGCAGCGCAATGGTGACAATGTAGACATTTATGGTTTTGAAGTGGCTTTACAAAGACAGCTTGATTTTATTCCCGGAGCTTTCTGGAAAGGACTTGGAGTGTACGTAAATTATACCTATACCAAATCCAAAGCAAAAGGAATTACCAATGAAGATGGAATTGAAAGAACAGATGTAGGACTTCCGGGGGCAGCACCTCATATGTTTAACGGATCTCTTTCCTGGGAGAACAAACGTTTTTCAGCAAGGGTTTCCATGAACTATACCTCTCATTATATTGATGAGCTGGGTGGCAAGGCGTTTGA
- a CDS encoding Crp/Fnr family transcriptional regulator — MHIPDIHSFFKSDLHVLSEVTYPAKTILLEEGKVSDKMFLVKNGALRVFFYQDGKELTLEFITENQAVSSFNSFLNGTRSEFIIETLESSTVYEMHVDIFRKLMEGQEFQQTFHPLFYRRFSEINNRLVSFIKDSPQKRYEQLLKDRPELLLRFPQHYIASYLGITSVSLSRIRNRR, encoded by the coding sequence ATGCACATTCCGGATATTCATTCTTTTTTTAAATCAGATCTTCATGTATTATCTGAAGTTACGTATCCTGCTAAAACCATCCTGCTTGAAGAAGGAAAAGTTTCAGATAAGATGTTCCTGGTAAAAAACGGAGCTTTAAGAGTATTTTTCTATCAGGATGGAAAAGAACTTACATTAGAATTTATTACAGAAAATCAAGCCGTTTCATCTTTTAACAGCTTCCTGAATGGCACCCGAAGTGAATTTATCATAGAAACACTGGAATCTTCCACCGTATATGAGATGCATGTAGATATTTTTCGTAAACTCATGGAAGGTCAGGAGTTCCAGCAAACTTTTCATCCTCTTTTTTACAGGCGTTTCAGTGAAATTAATAATCGGCTGGTTTCTTTTATTAAAGATTCTCCACAGAAAAGATATGAACAGCTTTTAAAAGACAGGCCAGAGCTTCTTCTCCGTTTCCCACAACATTATATAGCTTCCTACCTGGGAATTACCAGTGTTTCACTAAGCAGAATCAGAAACCGCAGATAA
- a CDS encoding TetR/AcrR family transcriptional regulator gives MLKPRERILSTAMVLFHRQGYNNTGINQVIDEAHVSKASFYQHFKSKDDLCIEFLNKRYDYWVAELEKFTSEAETVQEKILKSFDFLMDMNKREDFRGCSFLNILSEIPADKEEIYKVIRYHKNKLRECFNEDIQNDMVSAHVYLLFESSILTSQLYRSNELIEKSKIIVKEVLSNSL, from the coding sequence ATGCTCAAACCTCGTGAAAGAATACTAAGCACCGCTATGGTTCTTTTCCATAGACAGGGCTATAACAATACAGGTATCAATCAGGTCATTGATGAGGCTCACGTATCAAAAGCAAGCTTTTACCAGCATTTCAAATCTAAAGATGACCTTTGCATCGAATTTCTTAATAAAAGGTATGATTACTGGGTTGCTGAACTTGAAAAATTTACATCAGAAGCAGAAACGGTACAGGAAAAAATCCTGAAGTCATTTGATTTTTTGATGGATATGAACAAAAGAGAAGATTTCAGAGGATGCAGTTTCCTGAATATTTTATCTGAAATTCCTGCTGATAAGGAAGAAATTTACAAAGTAATCCGCTATCATAAAAACAAACTCAGAGAATGCTTCAATGAAGACATTCAAAACGATATGGTTTCAGCTCATGTTTACCTTCTTTTTGAAAGTTCAATCCTGACCAGCCAGCTGTACAGGTCTAATGAACTGATCGAAAAATCTAAAATTATTGTAAAGGAAGTACTGAGCAACTCACTTTAA
- a CDS encoding cupin-like domain-containing protein: MGIILKPIDIVDDISQEDFREKYLKPCKPVVIRNMARKWPAYQKWTMDYMKEVVGDVEVPLYDSAKADPAAPINTPTTKMPFRDYVDLIQREPTDLRIFFFDPIKFAPKLLEDYVPPKNLMGGFLDKYPSMFFGGKGSVTFLHYDIDMPHIFHTHFNGRKHVLLFEYKWKTRLYKLPYATYALEDYDIANPDFEKFPALDGIEGIECFLEHGDTLFMPTGWWHWMKYLDGSFSISLRAWDKSWAVKAHSLWNLAVQRNFDNFMKGRYKKRYMDWKERKAVEKAHIALKKGLPK; this comes from the coding sequence ATGGGAATAATCCTTAAACCAATTGATATTGTAGATGACATTTCACAAGAAGATTTCCGTGAAAAATATCTAAAGCCATGTAAGCCAGTGGTAATCAGAAATATGGCAAGAAAGTGGCCCGCCTATCAAAAGTGGACGATGGATTACATGAAGGAAGTAGTAGGCGACGTTGAAGTTCCCCTTTATGATAGTGCCAAAGCAGATCCAGCCGCTCCCATCAATACACCGACTACGAAAATGCCTTTTCGTGATTATGTTGACCTTATTCAGAGAGAGCCTACTGATCTGAGAATTTTCTTCTTTGATCCTATAAAATTTGCGCCAAAATTGTTGGAAGACTATGTTCCGCCAAAGAATCTTATGGGTGGATTTTTAGATAAATATCCTAGTATGTTTTTCGGAGGTAAAGGTTCTGTGACTTTTCTTCATTATGATATTGATATGCCGCATATTTTCCATACTCACTTCAATGGAAGAAAGCATGTTCTTCTGTTTGAATACAAATGGAAAACACGTCTGTATAAACTTCCTTATGCCACATATGCACTGGAAGATTATGATATCGCCAATCCTGATTTTGAAAAATTCCCGGCATTGGACGGTATTGAAGGAATTGAATGCTTCCTGGAACACGGAGATACCTTATTCATGCCTACAGGTTGGTGGCACTGGATGAAATATCTGGATGGATCATTCTCTATTTCCCTGCGTGCCTGGGACAAAAGCTGGGCTGTAAAAGCACATTCTCTTTGGAATCTTGCTGTTCAGCGTAATTTTGATAATTTCATGAAAGGACGATACAAAAAAAGGTATATGGACTGGAAAGAAAGAAAAGCTGTAGAAAAAGCCCATATCGCTTTGAAAAAAGGACTACCAAAATAG
- a CDS encoding Ig-like domain-containing protein encodes MRSFTTIIFSLVFCTAFSQKSAKIFTSDIDNFWVAYDSIQKTNDHSGKLDLIKKLYTDKATKGLKAFMKARNYNDSVYVKVIDQYPKFWNSVRPNTLTIKTKTQELEASVARLKELYPALKDAEMYFTIGGLNAGGTVSGNMVMVGAELATGLPSTDTSEFKDEWLKSLFANQSLDNIVFLNIHEYIHTQQTGYQNRVLNQAIKEGSCDLIAELAMKESPQRKYISYGIAHDVEVKAQFKKEMFTSNLANWFYNGRQKGEGADLGYYVGYVISKMYYQNAKDKKQAIKDIIELNYSDNKSVEDFLDKSKFFKEKIDKLAKEYQSKLPYVVKMDPANGSEDVNADTKELRITFSQEMVPGKYSFNLSDKGKEYNPMTKIAGMENNNKTLLVLVDLKPNKEYEFVLTNKGFISKEGHPLRDEKLLIKFKTGNK; translated from the coding sequence ATGAGAAGTTTTACTACAATTATTTTTTCACTTGTATTTTGCACTGCCTTTTCGCAAAAATCAGCCAAGATTTTTACTTCAGATATTGATAACTTTTGGGTGGCTTATGACAGCATTCAAAAAACAAATGATCATTCCGGAAAGCTGGATCTTATTAAAAAACTTTATACCGACAAAGCAACAAAAGGGCTGAAAGCTTTTATGAAGGCCAGAAATTACAATGATAGCGTTTATGTAAAAGTCATTGACCAGTATCCGAAATTCTGGAATTCAGTCAGACCGAATACTTTAACAATAAAAACCAAGACCCAAGAACTGGAGGCCAGTGTTGCCAGACTGAAGGAGTTATATCCCGCCCTTAAAGATGCTGAAATGTATTTTACCATTGGAGGGCTTAACGCGGGAGGAACAGTGAGCGGCAATATGGTAATGGTAGGGGCTGAACTTGCCACCGGACTTCCGTCTACAGATACTTCAGAATTCAAAGATGAATGGTTGAAGAGTCTTTTTGCAAACCAGTCTCTGGATAATATAGTTTTCCTAAATATTCACGAATATATACATACCCAGCAGACCGGATATCAAAATAGAGTTTTAAATCAGGCTATAAAGGAAGGATCATGCGATCTGATTGCCGAACTTGCGATGAAAGAATCTCCGCAAAGAAAATATATTTCTTATGGAATTGCTCATGACGTTGAAGTTAAAGCCCAGTTTAAAAAAGAAATGTTTACCAGTAATCTTGCCAACTGGTTTTATAATGGAAGACAAAAAGGAGAAGGTGCAGATTTGGGTTATTATGTAGGATATGTGATCAGTAAAATGTACTACCAGAATGCAAAAGATAAAAAACAGGCCATCAAAGATATTATTGAACTGAACTATAGTGATAATAAATCTGTGGAAGACTTTCTGGACAAATCAAAATTTTTCAAAGAAAAAATTGATAAGCTTGCCAAAGAATATCAGAGTAAATTACCTTATGTAGTGAAAATGGACCCAGCCAATGGTTCCGAAGATGTAAATGCGGATACAAAAGAACTCCGGATTACTTTTTCACAGGAAATGGTTCCCGGGAAATATTCCTTCAATCTGTCTGATAAGGGAAAAGAATATAATCCAATGACAAAAATAGCAGGGATGGAAAACAATAATAAAACTTTGCTGGTATTAGTAGATCTTAAACCCAATAAAGAGTATGAGTTTGTGCTTACCAATAAAGGTTTTATTTCTAAAGAAGGTCATCCTCTAAGAGACGAGAAACTTCTTATAAAGTTTAAAACCGGCAATAAATAG
- the putP gene encoding sodium/proline symporter PutP: protein MQVYEGISVGLYLLLMIGIGIYSYRKSTSNSEEFLIGGRKMGAAVTALSAGAADMSGWLLMGVPGAMYLSGISSSWIAIGLTIGAYLNYIIVAPRLRIYTEVAQNAITLPVFFENRFKNKNQLLKITSSIFILVFFTLYTSAGMVSGGKLFESAFGMDYTVGLLLTSLVVVLYTFLGGFLAVSLTDFVQGTIMVLALVIVPIVAITQIGSVGETFSLIEAKNPKYLDLFRGTTTVSIVSLLAWGLGYCGQPHILVRFMAIDKPKDLIKARRIGITWMIFTVAGALAIGLVGIAYLQKFDMNTMMKFDGSKTEAETIFIYFSRILFHPFIAGFLLTAILAAVMSTISSQLLVTSSSLTEDIYKAFLNKKATSKQLLMASRLSVLLVAVIAVLLSLDPKDSILNLVGNAWAGFGSAFGPLILLSLLWKKATWQGGFAGMMVGGITVLAWVYLQHPLKDWYEIIPGFALSLLTNVIVSLSTYQPDAVIESEFNEVKKIMQE, encoded by the coding sequence ATGCAAGTATATGAAGGGATTTCTGTGGGGTTATATCTGTTATTAATGATAGGTATAGGCATATATTCTTATAGAAAATCAACAAGTAATTCAGAAGAATTTTTAATTGGCGGCCGAAAAATGGGAGCAGCCGTAACAGCACTGTCTGCAGGGGCAGCCGATATGAGCGGATGGCTTTTGATGGGCGTTCCGGGAGCAATGTATCTGTCCGGAATTTCAAGTTCCTGGATTGCGATAGGCTTAACCATTGGAGCTTATCTCAATTATATTATTGTAGCCCCAAGGCTCAGAATTTATACAGAAGTGGCGCAGAATGCCATTACGCTACCTGTATTTTTTGAAAACAGGTTTAAAAATAAAAATCAGCTTCTGAAAATCACATCCTCTATTTTTATTCTGGTATTTTTTACTCTGTACACTTCTGCAGGAATGGTATCCGGAGGAAAATTATTCGAATCAGCTTTCGGGATGGATTATACTGTAGGCTTGCTCCTGACAAGTCTGGTAGTAGTGCTGTATACATTTCTAGGTGGATTTCTGGCAGTAAGTCTTACTGATTTTGTGCAAGGCACCATCATGGTGTTGGCATTGGTGATTGTTCCTATTGTAGCGATTACTCAAATCGGAAGTGTGGGAGAGACGTTTTCCCTGATTGAAGCAAAAAATCCAAAATATCTGGATCTGTTCAGAGGAACCACCACCGTAAGTATTGTGTCTTTATTGGCATGGGGATTAGGATATTGTGGTCAGCCTCATATTCTGGTCCGTTTTATGGCTATTGATAAACCGAAAGATCTGATTAAAGCAAGACGTATAGGGATTACATGGATGATCTTTACTGTTGCAGGAGCTCTGGCCATAGGATTGGTAGGAATCGCTTATCTGCAAAAGTTCGATATGAATACTATGATGAAGTTTGACGGATCAAAGACGGAAGCAGAAACTATTTTTATTTATTTCTCCCGTATATTATTCCATCCGTTTATTGCAGGATTTTTACTTACAGCCATTCTCGCAGCAGTAATGAGTACGATTTCTTCCCAGTTATTGGTGACTTCAAGTTCATTAACAGAAGATATTTACAAAGCTTTTCTTAATAAAAAAGCAACTTCCAAGCAATTATTAATGGCGAGCAGACTTTCTGTTTTACTCGTAGCCGTCATTGCGGTACTTTTATCCCTGGATCCCAAGGATAGTATTCTTAATCTTGTAGGAAATGCATGGGCCGGCTTTGGTTCTGCATTCGGACCGTTGATCCTGCTGTCTCTTTTATGGAAAAAGGCAACATGGCAGGGAGGTTTTGCCGGGATGATGGTAGGAGGAATTACGGTCTTAGCATGGGTCTATCTTCAGCATCCATTAAAAGACTGGTACGAAATCATTCCTGGGTTTGCCCTTTCTCTGTTGACTAATGTGATTGTTTCATTATCAACCTATCAACCAGATGCTGTTATTGAAAGCGAGTTTAATGAAGTTAAAAAAATAATGCAGGAGTAA
- a CDS encoding bacteriocin-like protein, with protein sequence MKNLKKIARQSLKTITGGRPPAESECIACGCPTSACYYKNGNGGGGGCADIRCA encoded by the coding sequence ATGAAAAATCTAAAGAAAATCGCGAGACAAAGTTTAAAAACAATCACGGGCGGTCGTCCACCTGCAGAGAGTGAGTGTATAGCATGTGGATGCCCTACATCAGCATGTTATTACAAAAACGGAAATGGAGGTGGTGGCGGTTGTGCTGATATCAGATGTGCATAA
- a CDS encoding MFS transporter yields MNRNLYVLALGVFGITTTEFGVIGVLPEIASTFRISIEKAGWLLSTFALIVAVFGPFMLMILSSFKRKNLLLLSLFIFVAANIFSACITNFYLLLAVRMIPAFFHPVYWSIALSAAGQTSDPKEKSKAVSIIFSGLTLATVMGVPLATFMSDLFSWQSSFLLTAFINGVALAGVWIYLPSIQNTHASSNQFPFKIFNSKHLWIGLFLAFFTITAMYSTYGYMAEFLKSITKMNGKQISLMLFLFGTVGIAGNKIAGKYMSRFPFQTTLIFLILLSGIHFLIGHYGSHFVIMTLIVGCWGLVHSGGFLISNMNVTSSVSDSSEFINSIFTSCGNFAVTAGTLFGGFWIARYGIENTIWSSIIGLTLALILVLIKRKYTETKL; encoded by the coding sequence ATGAACAGAAATCTTTATGTGCTGGCACTCGGTGTTTTCGGAATTACCACTACTGAATTCGGAGTGATTGGAGTATTGCCAGAAATAGCTTCTACATTCCGGATATCCATTGAAAAAGCAGGCTGGCTGCTGAGTACCTTTGCATTAATTGTTGCCGTTTTTGGGCCTTTTATGCTGATGATATTATCTTCATTCAAAAGAAAGAATCTGCTACTTTTGTCTCTATTTATTTTTGTCGCCGCCAATATTTTTTCTGCCTGTATCACCAATTTTTATCTGCTGCTTGCCGTCAGAATGATTCCCGCATTTTTTCATCCGGTATACTGGTCCATTGCCTTATCTGCTGCCGGACAGACCTCAGATCCTAAAGAGAAATCAAAAGCGGTAAGCATTATTTTTTCAGGCCTTACCCTAGCCACCGTCATGGGAGTTCCACTGGCTACCTTTATGTCTGATCTGTTTTCCTGGCAGTCTTCTTTTTTACTTACTGCTTTTATTAATGGCGTTGCTCTGGCAGGAGTATGGATTTATTTACCATCGATTCAAAATACCCATGCATCATCAAATCAGTTTCCCTTTAAAATATTTAACAGTAAACATCTATGGATTGGGCTTTTCCTGGCATTCTTTACGATTACAGCAATGTACTCAACCTATGGTTATATGGCAGAATTTTTAAAGAGTATTACCAAAATGAACGGAAAACAGATCAGTCTGATGCTCTTCCTGTTTGGAACAGTGGGAATTGCAGGAAATAAAATTGCGGGAAAATATATGAGCAGATTTCCGTTTCAGACCACTCTTATATTTCTCATTCTGTTATCTGGTATTCATTTTCTGATTGGGCATTATGGCAGTCATTTTGTAATCATGACTCTGATCGTGGGATGCTGGGGATTGGTTCATTCCGGAGGGTTTCTGATCAGTAATATGAATGTAACCTCATCTGTTTCGGATTCTTCAGAGTTCATCAACAGTATTTTTACTTCCTGCGGAAACTTTGCTGTTACTGCCGGCACTCTATTCGGAGGATTCTGGATTGCCCGTTATGGGATAGAAAATACAATATGGTCAAGCATTATAGGATTAACTCTCGCTCTTATACTGGTGCTTATCAAAAGGAAGTATACAGAAACTAAACTTTAA
- a CDS encoding winged helix-turn-helix transcriptional regulator — MPEFFHDKRLYYTPIEFALSHIGGTWKMPILWRLQEKPLRFSELKKDIPHITDKMLTSQLRELEAKEMIYREVFPVVPPKVEYSLTEKGKKAIPVIETIMKFGYELIKDEGIVFPPKE; from the coding sequence ATGCCTGAATTTTTCCATGATAAAAGATTGTACTATACTCCCATTGAATTTGCTTTAAGTCATATCGGAGGAACCTGGAAAATGCCTATTCTGTGGAGATTACAGGAGAAACCTCTTCGTTTTAGTGAACTTAAAAAAGACATTCCGCATATCACCGACAAGATGCTGACCAGTCAGCTGCGCGAACTGGAAGCTAAAGAAATGATTTACAGAGAAGTATTTCCCGTAGTTCCTCCAAAAGTAGAATATAGTCTTACAGAAAAAGGGAAAAAAGCCATTCCGGTGATTGAAACCATTATGAAGTTTGGCTATGAGCTGATTAAGGATGAAGGAATTGTCTTCCCGCCTAAAGAATGA
- a CDS encoding MsnO8 family LLM class oxidoreductase, which produces MKLKLGILDQSPTTMGGNAASALKNSINLAVWAEEIGFHSIMYSEHHGVEAYGSSSPELLAAIVLSKTNRIKVGTAGIMMRNYSAYKIAEWSKMLSTLYPERFILGLGKAPGGLKDAVMALNNHKPVVLSNMETKLEEIIQFIREEEGVYDGLIAQPTHVQHIPEIMWLGSGMTSAREAAKHGVGYSFAAFMNSENGKENTDAYLREFDATQYFPKPSLQVAVALSVADNIEEARRNAYGMAYQFLQSRQLVSPDAVLSPEVVEQRVLGTQDEEEFFTVLNRIMIETPQSVDQKLHQVAERYNTDDLLILCNMYREEDRINTYKSIIKNNK; this is translated from the coding sequence ATGAAGCTGAAACTGGGGATATTAGATCAGTCACCCACCACCATGGGGGGCAATGCAGCATCCGCATTGAAAAACAGTATTAACCTTGCTGTATGGGCTGAAGAAATAGGATTTCATAGCATTATGTATTCCGAACATCATGGCGTAGAAGCTTATGGAAGTTCCAGCCCTGAATTATTAGCTGCTATCGTTCTCAGTAAAACAAACCGTATCAAAGTAGGAACAGCCGGTATTATGATGCGGAACTATTCTGCGTATAAAATTGCGGAGTGGTCCAAAATGCTGTCGACCCTTTATCCTGAACGGTTTATTCTCGGGTTGGGAAAAGCGCCGGGAGGATTAAAAGATGCTGTCATGGCACTGAATAACCATAAACCGGTAGTTTTATCCAATATGGAAACAAAGCTGGAAGAGATCATTCAATTCATACGAGAGGAAGAAGGTGTATATGATGGGCTTATTGCACAGCCTACTCATGTGCAGCATATCCCGGAAATCATGTGGCTGGGTTCAGGAATGACCTCTGCCCGGGAAGCGGCAAAACATGGAGTTGGATATTCATTTGCGGCTTTTATGAATAGCGAAAATGGAAAGGAAAATACGGATGCTTATCTCAGAGAATTTGATGCAACGCAATATTTTCCCAAGCCTTCTTTACAGGTTGCTGTAGCCCTGTCTGTAGCAGACAATATTGAAGAAGCCAGACGAAATGCCTATGGAATGGCTTATCAGTTTTTACAATCCCGACAGTTAGTCAGTCCTGATGCTGTTCTTTCCCCTGAAGTGGTAGAGCAGAGGGTTTTAGGAACACAAGATGAAGAAGAATTCTTTACTGTTTTAAACAGAATTATGATTGAAACACCCCAATCTGTAGATCAGAAATTACATCAGGTTGCGGAAAGGTACAATACAGATGATCTCCTGATATTGTGTAATATGTACCGGGAAGAAGATCGTATCAACACTTATAAAAGTATCATTAAAAACAATAAATAA
- a CDS encoding AAA family ATPase: MKQNISTLYIITGGPGAGKTRLLEELDRHELTTVPEEGRKIIKEQIDSGGKGLPWLNKELFAALMFEESVKTYQKIRHMNSTAPVFFDRGILDTLGYMRLENIIIPASMEAKARAMVYHNPVFILPPWKEIYENDPERKQTFEKAVETFECMKEIYREYEYNIIEVPKVSVENRARFILDTIFMSS; the protein is encoded by the coding sequence ATGAAGCAGAATATTTCAACATTGTATATCATTACCGGAGGTCCCGGAGCAGGAAAAACAAGGTTGCTGGAAGAATTAGACCGTCATGAATTGACAACAGTACCTGAAGAAGGAAGGAAAATCATTAAAGAACAGATTGATTCCGGTGGGAAAGGCCTTCCATGGCTTAATAAAGAACTTTTTGCAGCACTCATGTTTGAAGAATCTGTAAAAACTTACCAGAAAATACGTCATATGAATTCTACAGCGCCTGTTTTCTTTGATCGTGGAATATTGGATACTCTCGGTTATATGAGGCTTGAAAATATTATCATTCCGGCATCTATGGAAGCAAAAGCAAGAGCTATGGTTTATCATAACCCTGTTTTTATTCTTCCCCCATGGAAAGAGATTTATGAAAATGATCCGGAAAGAAAACAGACCTTTGAAAAGGCGGTGGAAACTTTTGAGTGTATGAAAGAAATATATCGGGAATATGAATATAATATCATAGAAGTTCCGAAAGTTTCAGTGGAAAACAGGGCACGCTTTATTCTTGATACAATTTTTATGTCAAGTTGA